In Methanomassiliicoccus sp., the genomic stretch TGTTCTACTGCTTCTGGCCGTTCGAGAGCGAGGAGAGGATAAGGAAGTGGAGGTCGGAGCCAAAGTTCCGAGAGCTCATGATGCGAATGCGGGCCTTCTGCGAGTCATGCCATCCCTCGATAGCCCGAGTGGTAGGGACGGTAGGAGGCGAAGCCCCACCCTGAGCTGCCCCTAGCAGCAGGGGAACTCGATCTCCTCATCCTCGTCCGGGCCGACATCGACCCTCTGTATGTTGTTGTTGGAATCGATGTACTTCAGCCGGATGCGGCCTTCCGGAAGCCTGATGACCCTCAGGTCCCGTATGGGAGAGTCTATGAACCCGAGGAAGCCGTCCATATCGGTCCTTCCCTCATAGCTCTTCACGTGGGCATAGATATCACAACGCTTTATCTTCATGTTCCTCGGCCCATCGAATATTGAAGTGCGATTTTACGCTTTCGGTCCTATCATTATTATTGCTGGCCTTTCCTACGATGGGGGCATCGTGCTGCCTCCGAGGGCTGCTGGCAGCAGTGCTGCAGGAGATTCTTCGATTCCCCTTTCAGGACCTAACTTTGTTCACAAGGGTACGCCCTCGATGTGGCTGCTCTCCAGCCCTGAACAGGAAAAGCAAAGCTTATGGGCGATGCCAATATAGGTGGAGGCATGCTCGTCCGCCTGGAAGGTGTCTCCAAGGCCTTCGGTCCCAAGGATATCCTGAAGAACGTCTCCATGCAGATCAATGACAACGATCGTATAGCCCTCGTCGGCCCCAACGGGGCGGGAAAGACCACCTTGTTGAAGATCATCACGGGGGTGGAGAGGGTGGATACCGGTGAGCTCACGTTGAAGACCAACAAGATGGTCTACCTTGCCCAATTCCCCTCCTTCGATGCCGACACCACTGTGGGTGATACCTTGAGCGAGGGGCAGCGCACCGAGGCCCAGGTCCGCATCGAAGAGCTGGAGTCCATAATGACATCCGGTGAGCTGCCGCGGGGAATGGACTGGAACGAGATATCCCTGGAGTATGCGAGGCTCCAGGAAGAGGCGGGCCGCCAGGGCATGAGCGATGCCGAGAGGGCGCTCGAACATATGCGCGAGTTCGGCATCGAGGATAAGCTCAAGGGAAAGGTAGGTGAGCTCAGCGGGGGGGAGAGGACCAAGGTCATGTTGGCCAAGGTGCTGTCACAGGCGGAGAAGGCCGACCTGCTGATACTTGATGAGCCCACCAATCATCTGGACATCGACGCTGTGGAGTGGCTAGAGGACTACCTTCTCGCGTTCAAGGGGGCTGTGCTCATCGTTTCTCACGACCGCTACTTCCTGGACCGCACCGTAACGCGGGTCTATGAGCTGGAAAACGCCAAGCTACGTGATTACCAGGGCAACTACTCACAGTTCGTGGACAAGAAGGCTATTGAGCTGGAAAGGCAGCGCAAGGAGTTCGAGAAGAACGCGAGGGAGAGGGACCGGCAGGCACGGATCGCCGATGAGCAGCACCGCTTGCTGTGGTTCTCCTCCACCCACAAGACCCGGCTGAAAATGCTCGAGCGGATGGAGGTGAAGGAGGCCCCGGACAAGAAGAAGGACCTCACCCTCGATATCAGCACGGCTCAGAAATCCGGGAAGAACGTGGTCATCGCCAGACGCCTCAAGGTGACCCGGGGCGGGAAGGTCATCTTCAAGGACCTGGACCTAGACGTGGACAAGGGGGACAAGATCGGTCTGTTCGGGCCCAACGGTGCCGGGAAGACCACGCTCATCATGGCCTTGCTGGGGGAGCTGCCGGCGAGGGGGGACCTGTGGGTCGCTCCCGGGGCCAGCATAGGGTACTACGCCCAGGGCCAGGACCTCATGGACCCCAAGCTGACCTCGTTGGAGCAGATCAACAAGTCCCTGGAGGGGGAGGCACGAGCCCGGGCAAGGGCATACCTCTACCGTTTCCAGCTGGACCAGAAGGACGCGGAGCGGCCCATTGGCACCCTCTCCGGAGGGGAGAGGGCCAGGGTGGCACTGGCGCTGTTGCTCTCATCGGACCTGAACTTCCTCGTCCTGGACGAGCCCACCAACTACCTCGACCTCATGGCCAAGCATGCGGTGGAGATGGCCCTGGCGGAGTTTCCCGGAACGTTCATCATCGTCACCCATGACCGATACCTCCTGGACTCGGTATGCAGCGAGGTCGCGGAGCTGCGCCAGGGTGCCTTGACAGTCTTCCACGGAAGCTACTCCCAGTACAAGGGCGTGAGGGTCGGGAAGGACGTGGTCGAGGAGGCCGAGGTCTACAAGGTGGTGTCAGGGTTCACGGAATGGGTCTCCAAGAAGAAGTACTCGGTGGGAGAAAGGGTACTGGTGGCGCCCTCGGAAAGGGAGAACTATCAATGGGCGATGGATAACGGCAAGTTGCGCAAGATACCGGGAAAAGAGAGAAAGATCATAAAAAAATGAGACTGGGTTGGCATTGAGATTGTTTAAAATATTCGGACAGTTAATAAAATATGTTATTTACATCCTAGAAGGTCTTGGTGCGACATGGCGCTCGGGAACGTATTATCAATAGTAGGCTGTGTCGTTCTAGCTGACGAGCTGAGCTATATCCTGTCTAGGGACAAGGACCTATCCCGTGCGTTCATAATCGACAATGATGAGGGGCGCCTCCTCAGTGGGATGCTGAAGAAGCAAGATATCGAGACCGAGATCATTGATCCCGGTGAGATGCACCGAGCAAGCATCCAAGACCGCTTTTCAGTTCTGATCTGGCTGAACGATGCCTCCAGCTGCAAGAATGCATTGGACCAGAGGAAAAAAGTGAACTTTTCCATAGCCAACATGGCGGAGCACTCGGGACTGTGCCTGTGCTTCTATGGCCGATGCAACGGGGCATTCGACCGCCTCGATGATCTGGAGGAGGATGTCAGGGTGCCCCTGATGGTCCTCACCGATGTCGCCGGTGATGTTGTAGATGATTGCATGGCGGCGAACATGGGAGGCCAAGCCGAATACCGGAAAACTCTGTCCCGTAATCCCGACACCTTTTTCCTAACACCGGGTTACGTGGAGGATTGGTATAAGGCCCATGAGCATCTGGGCAGGAGGCGGATGAGTCGGTGCGCGCGTTCCCTTCTGCAAGAGAACGGCTACTCTGAGATCATAAAGTTGGACAACGGTCTGGGGGATAGCGAAAGGGTGGAGGAGCACCTGGGATTATTCTCCCGCTGCGAGAGCATCAGGGTGATCAACCGCCTATGCGGGCTGAGCGTTTTCGAGAACACCTACTCCATTGCAAAGAAGATGTTGGCAGAGATGAGGCCGCGTACCCTGGCCCCGTTCCTCATGCGGACCGGTCCCATGGTATACCGTACCAACAGTAATTCGGTTCAACACATGGGCAGAACGGTCTGATAGACCCCTACCCATTCGGCCCGGACATGCTCTGATCCACGGTACCTCTTCTTCTGCACTATTTCCTCGAGGGAGACCTCCAGGAAGCTACCCATCAGTTGAGAGAGCTCGCTACGCTCAAAGTAGTGGGTGAGGATGCCGTTCCCTCTTATGTATGAGCCAGGTTCAACCTCCTCTCCCTTCCCCGCCCGCATGTCCCGGCACGAGAAGGTCCTCACGACGACCTTGCCTCCGGGGACCGTTACCCTCTCGATCTCCCCTACTGCCTTCCCCATGTCCTCAGCTACAAGATGCCCCAGGACGTGCACTGCAAACACATGGTCGAAGCGGTGGTCGGAAAAGGGCAGATGGCGGACATCGCCCTCCACGAGATCCAGCTTTCCAGAGCGAACATCGGCACGGCAACGATCGAGGCCCGGTCGGGAGAAGTCCAGTCCCACTACCCGTTCAGCGCTCCGAACGAGGGCCCTCGCGGTCTTGCCGTTTCCGCATCCCAGCTCCAGGACCGTTCCGCTGACCTCGGAGGATGCAGGGCCGGGGGGTCCCTTCCACATGGGATCTGGTCGGGAGTAGTTCTCGTTCCAGGATCGTCTATGGTCCATGATCATCTGGAGATGTGACGAGCGTATTAATACGGCTCGCCATCGCACCGTTGCTACTGGTCGTTCCCCTGCGGCCGGGAGAAGGCCTCGCAGAACTGCACCTCGGGACCGCGTCCTATCGACAAGTATGCATTGAGGCCCATGACCTTGGACACGTAGTCCTCGCGGTCCTGCTGGGTACGGTGCTCCCGCATAGCCTTCTCCTTGTACGCCATGGTCTTGGTTATGTCCACCACCACGTCCGGGCGCACTGCGTTGTGTACGCCGAACCGCAGCACCTCCACCGCCTCTCCGGCAGTGGCGGCAAGGACGATTTCGTACGCCGCGCGATGGTCAGGATGGCCTGCGTCAGGATCGGGGACCAACACCAGGCTGGGGTTATAGGCCTGCATCGCCTCCCTGGCCTCCTTTATGGTGATGCGGTCGCAGCGCAGGCCTCCTTCTGGACGGTTCATGAACTGCAGGTTCGCTATGCCAAGTACCGTGGCGGAGTTGACCGATTCCAATCTTCTGATGGAGGCTGTCTCCTCGGGACTCATGGTGGGGCAGCCGAAGCGTCCATCGGTCATGTATATCGCAAGTATGTTGCATCCACTCTCAAACAGGAGCCGGGTCGTGCCTCCACATCCCAGGGTGTCATCCTCTGGATGCGGCGAGAATATCATGACCCTCTCCCCGATATAGCGGTCCAGGGAGATGAGGGGCGGCCTGTAGGATGAGGTTTCCGTCCCTCCATCTGCAGACGTCGCTGCAGGTGCCTTCGTATCCTGTTTTTCTCCGTTCGAGACGTTCAATGAGATTCCACTATCCTCCCATGATATAATCCTTCCACCGTCAGGTGGCGGTTTTGATTTCCTGAGGCACTCCTGGATGAAGGATGCTGACCGGAGGACGAGATGCGAGGAATGTCAGGGATCGGTCGCCGAGATCATGAACCAGGAGAGGAGGATAATGGGACCCAGAGCGGGATGACCTTGCTCGATCGTGACCACTCCTCGGGGGCGCCTGCTCTTTACGTCCCGGTGGACCGTGAACAATGTTCCTTTACCTTCCTCCATTACGATCCAGTCCTCCCCCTGACCTGTACGCTCCCAGCTGAGGTCAGGCGTCCCCTTGTACGAGATGGTCCCCTTGCCCAGTGAGTCGATGGATAGAACGGCGAGGTCTTCCTTTTCACCAACGATGTTCATGGCCGCTCCTGGGACACGCAGGCCACCCTTGCGGAGCACGTAGTCCGTTCCTCCGAAGGAGCCTCTCATGGAGGTACCGAAGAATGCTGGCGATGATAAGGTCGCAACCGTTTCGCTTTCCCTGCGCAGCTCCCAGTCCATCTTCCAGGCCTTGGGCCTTGTCCACTCGTACCTGCCGCTCATTTCCATGGGATCCACCTCGCACGAGCGATCAACATTACCTCGCACATCTCTATCCTTCATCGGATTGACGGCGTATGCTCACCGAGCGCGCGTGCGCATGCAGCCCCTCGGCCTTCGCCAGCTTGATCACGGTGTCGGCAAGGAACTCCAATCCCTCC encodes the following:
- a CDS encoding ABC-F family ATP-binding cassette domain-containing protein produces the protein MGDANIGGGMLVRLEGVSKAFGPKDILKNVSMQINDNDRIALVGPNGAGKTTLLKIITGVERVDTGELTLKTNKMVYLAQFPSFDADTTVGDTLSEGQRTEAQVRIEELESIMTSGELPRGMDWNEISLEYARLQEEAGRQGMSDAERALEHMREFGIEDKLKGKVGELSGGERTKVMLAKVLSQAEKADLLILDEPTNHLDIDAVEWLEDYLLAFKGAVLIVSHDRYFLDRTVTRVYELENAKLRDYQGNYSQFVDKKAIELERQRKEFEKNARERDRQARIADEQHRLLWFSSTHKTRLKMLERMEVKEAPDKKKDLTLDISTAQKSGKNVVIARRLKVTRGGKVIFKDLDLDVDKGDKIGLFGPNGAGKTTLIMALLGELPARGDLWVAPGASIGYYAQGQDLMDPKLTSLEQINKSLEGEARARARAYLYRFQLDQKDAERPIGTLSGGERARVALALLLSSDLNFLVLDEPTNYLDLMAKHAVEMALAEFPGTFIIVTHDRYLLDSVCSEVAELRQGALTVFHGSYSQYKGVRVGKDVVEEAEVYKVVSGFTEWVSKKKYSVGERVLVAPSERENYQWAMDNGKLRKIPGKERKIIKK
- a CDS encoding DUF1638 domain-containing protein: MALGNVLSIVGCVVLADELSYILSRDKDLSRAFIIDNDEGRLLSGMLKKQDIETEIIDPGEMHRASIQDRFSVLIWLNDASSCKNALDQRKKVNFSIANMAEHSGLCLCFYGRCNGAFDRLDDLEEDVRVPLMVLTDVAGDVVDDCMAANMGGQAEYRKTLSRNPDTFFLTPGYVEDWYKAHEHLGRRRMSRCARSLLQENGYSEIIKLDNGLGDSERVEEHLGLFSRCESIRVINRLCGLSVFENTYSIAKKMLAEMRPRTLAPFLMRTGPMVYRTNSNSVQHMGRTV
- a CDS encoding class I SAM-dependent methyltransferase, whose product is MDHRRSWNENYSRPDPMWKGPPGPASSEVSGTVLELGCGNGKTARALVRSAERVVGLDFSRPGLDRCRADVRSGKLDLVEGDVRHLPFSDHRFDHVFAVHVLGHLVAEDMGKAVGEIERVTVPGGKVVVRTFSCRDMRAGKGEEVEPGSYIRGNGILTHYFERSELSQLMGSFLEVSLEEIVQKKRYRGSEHVRAEWVGVYQTVLPMC
- a CDS encoding PIG-L family deacetylase, with protein sequence MNVSNGEKQDTKAPAATSADGGTETSSYRPPLISLDRYIGERVMIFSPHPEDDTLGCGGTTRLLFESGCNILAIYMTDGRFGCPTMSPEETASIRRLESVNSATVLGIANLQFMNRPEGGLRCDRITIKEAREAMQAYNPSLVLVPDPDAGHPDHRAAYEIVLAATAGEAVEVLRFGVHNAVRPDVVVDITKTMAYKEKAMREHRTQQDREDYVSKVMGLNAYLSIGRGPEVQFCEAFSRPQGNDQ
- a CDS encoding histidinol dehydrogenase, translated to EGLEFLADTVIKLAKAEGLHAHARSVSIRRQSDEG